In a genomic window of Xylophilus rhododendri:
- a CDS encoding amidase, giving the protein MGLAELSKALASGRLRSTALVEEALAAIAAPGGEGAASFLQVHADSARAAAATIDAQRAAGRTLPPLAGIPISLKDLFNEAGVTTLGGSRAFIGQPAATQDAPVVRLLREAGMVIVGRTNMVEFAYSGLGVNPHYGTPRCVFDRAAGRIPGGSTSGGAISVADGMSVAAIGSDTGGSLRIPAALNGLVGFKPTQNRVSLEGVMPLASSFDSAGAIARSVEDCALMDAVLAGQPVEAPAAATLSGLRFAVPRSYFLDDLSPAVAQAFERALARLSAAGATIVQTAMPVFQRTPEINPRGLVTAVEALEFHRGFIATSADRYDPRVLGRIRTAESALAVDYAHLLRLRRDYIAEVERVSASFDALLMPTTPDTAPTIAEVTASDESYYRWNGRMLRNPSAVNVFDGCALSIPCHEAGAAPVGLMVAGTAGTDIHVLAVGRAIEAVVAPRAG; this is encoded by the coding sequence ATGGGCCTCGCCGAACTCTCCAAGGCGCTGGCCAGCGGCCGCCTGCGCAGCACCGCCCTGGTGGAGGAGGCGCTGGCCGCCATCGCCGCGCCGGGTGGCGAAGGCGCGGCGAGTTTCCTGCAGGTGCATGCCGACAGCGCGCGTGCCGCCGCCGCCACCATCGATGCGCAACGCGCCGCGGGCCGAACCCTGCCGCCGCTGGCCGGCATTCCCATCTCGCTCAAGGACCTGTTCAACGAAGCCGGCGTGACCACGCTGGGCGGCTCGCGCGCCTTCATCGGCCAGCCGGCCGCCACGCAGGACGCGCCGGTGGTGCGCCTGCTGCGCGAGGCCGGCATGGTCATCGTCGGCCGGACCAATATGGTCGAGTTCGCCTACAGCGGCCTGGGCGTGAACCCGCACTACGGCACGCCGCGCTGCGTGTTCGACCGGGCGGCCGGGCGCATCCCGGGCGGATCGACCTCGGGCGGCGCGATCTCGGTGGCCGACGGCATGAGCGTGGCGGCCATCGGCAGCGATACCGGCGGTTCGCTGCGCATTCCGGCGGCGCTCAATGGCTTGGTGGGTTTCAAGCCGACGCAGAACAGGGTGTCGCTGGAAGGCGTGATGCCGCTGGCCTCCTCCTTCGACTCGGCCGGTGCCATCGCCCGTTCGGTGGAGGACTGCGCCTTGATGGACGCGGTGCTGGCCGGCCAGCCGGTGGAGGCGCCGGCAGCTGCAACACTCTCGGGCCTGCGTTTCGCCGTGCCCCGGTCCTACTTCCTGGACGACCTGTCGCCGGCCGTGGCACAAGCCTTCGAGCGTGCCCTGGCGAGGCTGTCGGCGGCGGGCGCCACCATCGTGCAGACGGCGATGCCGGTGTTCCAGCGCACGCCCGAGATCAACCCGCGCGGCCTGGTGACGGCGGTCGAGGCGCTGGAATTCCACCGCGGTTTCATCGCGACCTCGGCCGACCGCTACGACCCGCGGGTGCTGGGCCGCATCCGCACGGCCGAGTCCGCCCTGGCGGTGGACTATGCCCACCTGCTGCGCCTGCGCCGCGACTACATCGCCGAGGTGGAGCGGGTGTCGGCCAGCTTCGATGCGCTGCTCATGCCCACCACGCCCGACACGGCGCCCACCATCGCCGAGGTCACGGCCAGCGACGAGAGCTACTACCGCTGGAATGGCCGCATGCTGCGCAACCCGTCGGCGGTGAATGTCTTCGACGGCTGCGCGCTGTCGATTCCCTGCCACGAGGCGGGCGCCGCGCCGGTCGGCCTGATGGTGGCCGGCACGGCGGGCACCGACATCCATGTGCTGGCCGTGGGCCGGGCGATCGAGGCGGTGGTGGCGCCGCGCGCCGGCTGA